A region from the Triticum aestivum cultivar Chinese Spring chromosome 3D, IWGSC CS RefSeq v2.1, whole genome shotgun sequence genome encodes:
- the LOC123073575 gene encoding uncharacterized protein, which translates to MASTATTVAMAIVVLAAVSSDVLPVAEADAGLISRTCKKTKTPAICVAMLRADRRTDGAMNLYGLASNALLIAIDTVYNNTRVIVDLFKGKEGTPEGGALDGCNQAYLEADNDLELQARLALDFLDYAGASKVILLAKDAGDMCEDAFKAIKKMSPLADMDRQMTERCGVTADLMDLLASKRSE; encoded by the coding sequence ATGGCGAGCACGGCAACAACCGTAGCAATGGCTATCGTCGTGCTCGCCGCCGTGTCCTCTGACGTCCTTCCCGTCGCTGAAGCCGACGCCGGCCTCATCTCCAGGacgtgcaagaagaccaagaccccCGCGATCTGCGTGGCCATGCTGCGCGCCGACCGAAGGACCGACGGTGCCATGAACCTGTACGGCCTCGCCAGCAACGCGCTGTTGATCGCAATCGACACTGTCTACAACAACACTAGGGTAATCGTCGACTTGTTCAAGGGCAAAGAGGGCACACCGGAGGGGGGAGCGCTGGATGGTTGCAACCAAGCCTATCTCGAAGCCGACAACGACCTTGAGCTCCAGGCGCGCCTTGCCCTTGACTTTTTGGACTATGCCGGTGCGTCGAAGGTCATCTTGCTCGCGAAGGACGCCGGTGATATGTGTGAGGACGCGTTCAAGGCGATCAAGAAGATGTCCCCCCTAGCCGACATGGATCGCCAGATGACAGAGCGCTGTGGTGTCACCGCCGACCTCATGGATCTGCTTGCCTCCAAGCGATCGGAATAA